The following are encoded together in the Streptomyces sp. NBC_00358 genome:
- a CDS encoding RNA-guided endonuclease InsQ/TnpB family protein: MHLRYSFRLEPTPGQRIALARTFGCARVVYNDALAARKAAYRADKSQIATGALAKRVITEAKKTPERAWLAEVSVDALQSSLRDLDTAYANFFASVSGRRRGRRMGLPVFKSKKDNRQAVRFSRNGFRLRDNGRLNLAKIGDVRVRWSRELPSAPSSVTVVKDASGRYFASFVVDVEPETLPPVDAEAGIDLGLMHYAVLSDGRVIDNPRFLRRAERRLRKAQQTLSRKAKGSKNRAKARLKVARAHARVADARRDWCHQSASRLIRDNQAVYLEDLAVSGLARTRLAKSVHDAAWGMFRRVLEEKAARYGRHVGIVSRWLPSSRTCSVCWVVDGKKPLHVRIWRCEGCGTEHDRDLNASRVILAAGQAERLNAPGGPVSPGVEIPRQARPVERGTHPKAQPVTTGSQAGIPVL, translated from the coding sequence GTGCATCTGCGGTACTCCTTCCGACTCGAGCCGACGCCGGGCCAGCGCATCGCGCTGGCCCGTACGTTCGGCTGTGCCCGGGTGGTCTACAACGATGCGCTGGCCGCGAGGAAGGCCGCGTACCGGGCGGACAAGTCACAGATCGCGACGGGTGCTCTGGCGAAGCGGGTGATCACCGAGGCGAAGAAGACGCCCGAGCGGGCTTGGCTCGCCGAGGTGTCGGTGGACGCCCTGCAGTCCTCTCTTCGTGATCTCGATACGGCGTACGCGAACTTCTTCGCGTCGGTGTCGGGGAGGCGGCGGGGGCGCCGTATGGGGCTTCCGGTGTTCAAGTCGAAGAAGGACAACCGGCAGGCCGTCCGTTTCTCCAGGAACGGGTTCCGGCTGCGGGACAACGGCCGGTTGAACCTCGCGAAGATCGGGGACGTCCGGGTCCGCTGGTCTCGGGAGCTGCCTTCCGCTCCGTCGTCGGTGACTGTGGTCAAGGACGCTTCGGGCCGGTACTTCGCGAGCTTCGTGGTGGACGTCGAGCCCGAAACGCTGCCGCCCGTGGATGCCGAGGCCGGTATCGACCTGGGGCTGATGCATTACGCCGTTCTGTCCGACGGGCGGGTGATCGACAACCCACGCTTCCTGCGGCGTGCCGAGCGTCGGCTGAGGAAGGCGCAGCAGACGTTGAGCCGCAAGGCGAAGGGGTCGAAGAACCGGGCCAAGGCCCGGCTGAAGGTCGCCCGGGCGCACGCCCGGGTGGCCGATGCGCGCAGGGACTGGTGTCACCAGAGCGCTTCGAGGCTGATCCGCGACAACCAAGCGGTCTACCTCGAAGACCTGGCGGTCTCCGGCCTGGCCCGCACTCGCCTCGCCAAGTCTGTGCACGACGCCGCATGGGGCATGTTCCGCCGGGTGCTGGAGGAGAAGGCGGCCCGCTACGGCCGGCACGTCGGCATCGTTTCCCGCTGGCTGCCCTCCTCCCGGACATGCTCGGTCTGCTGGGTCGTGGACGGGAAGAAGCCGCTGCACGTGCGTATCTGGCGGTGCGAAGGCTGTGGTACCGAACATGATCGCGACCTCAACGCGTCGCGAGTGATCCTCGCCGCCGGGCAGGCGGAGAGGCTAAACGCCCCTGGAGGGCCGGTCAGTCCTGGAGTGGAAATCCCACGCCAGGCACGGCCCGTTGAACGGGGAACCCACCCGAAGGCCCAGCCGGTCACCACCGGCAGCCAGGCGGGAATCCCCGTCCTTTAG
- a CDS encoding B12-binding domain-containing radical SAM protein, giving the protein MGTKTVLVNPPLWNAYAPHLAVPLLLGDLRARGHEATAYDLSIECIDWMLSAATLQELREKAATRPPADLEDEWARQRGLLVAPSAIRGIEEAKARLRSLDTLHEPTAFHWARRTVRDALWLISGAFSHCDFDLVSNTSAYSAESTVQVLAASGDPEGNPYRWAFDRMLDLDLFRDPAVGVVGVSMSADTQLIAGVTFLTMLREMRPDIHVVLGGNYATRLVDRWQHRHALFDYVDTVVTGEGEGALAAVIDGLDIGTTAGADFREAIPGAVWDGGGILLRTPRRSADISASVKPAYDALPLGKYLAPGPILPVFASRSCPWECAFCSIPFASNSFRQRPAAAVAEEMDLLRADHGSHYFMFVDEIMSLRTLRNIGEALVPASDVFWYGETRFAGGLDDELARLLHHSGCRRMNFGLESTSQRVLDLMRKGTRIEDGHRNINAMLKAGVPIHLFVIHGFPGETREEAAHTVQFAEAVRRLSIERYGVAHTTWGGSPFVLDVHSPIGTRPQEFGVHIESPDPGDDLSLSRNYRTDAGLSQQDTLAVAKDAAGSDDDTTVWFRAAGDPMAREIEEFTFLRACVQAPPPEAPSVPLFNWPPPEPDALLRIAPGVTFTRVPWTATETDSEPAIALYNSAQDRFLQLNWKGDTTWQELNGLSTHEMVAWLAERECHYLGSDPAATASLLLRHGFLVPSRRQAKAPAAVLRAEIGIALNSRDGVHHLSNPITGVTIRLRGNAVDTWRYQRYDRTTASEASRDTVTDALVRYGFLHYQAAGTGLPQPRHLTQGQAA; this is encoded by the coding sequence ATGGGCACGAAGACCGTTCTGGTGAACCCGCCCCTGTGGAACGCGTACGCCCCGCACCTCGCGGTGCCCCTGCTCCTGGGAGACCTCCGAGCACGCGGCCACGAGGCCACCGCCTACGATCTGAGCATCGAGTGCATCGACTGGATGCTCTCGGCCGCAACTCTTCAGGAGCTACGGGAGAAGGCGGCCACGCGCCCTCCGGCGGACCTGGAGGACGAATGGGCACGCCAGCGAGGTCTTCTGGTCGCCCCCTCCGCGATCCGGGGCATCGAGGAGGCGAAGGCGCGGCTGAGGTCCCTGGACACCCTGCACGAGCCGACCGCGTTCCACTGGGCCCGCCGTACCGTACGCGACGCGCTCTGGCTGATCTCGGGGGCATTCTCCCACTGCGACTTCGACCTGGTGTCCAACACCTCGGCATACTCAGCCGAGTCGACGGTCCAGGTGCTGGCGGCGAGCGGCGACCCCGAGGGTAACCCTTACCGCTGGGCCTTTGACCGGATGCTCGACCTCGACCTGTTCCGCGACCCCGCAGTCGGTGTGGTCGGCGTGAGCATGTCCGCCGACACCCAGCTGATCGCCGGGGTCACGTTCCTCACCATGCTGCGGGAAATGCGCCCCGACATCCACGTGGTCCTTGGTGGCAACTACGCCACACGACTGGTCGACCGATGGCAACACCGGCACGCTCTCTTCGACTATGTCGACACCGTGGTGACGGGAGAGGGCGAGGGTGCACTCGCCGCCGTCATCGACGGCCTCGACATAGGTACTACGGCGGGAGCGGACTTCCGGGAGGCGATTCCGGGAGCTGTCTGGGACGGCGGTGGCATCCTGTTACGCACTCCCCGGCGGAGCGCCGACATCTCGGCCTCCGTGAAACCAGCCTACGACGCACTTCCGCTGGGAAAATACCTCGCCCCAGGGCCAATCCTGCCCGTCTTCGCCTCCCGCAGCTGCCCCTGGGAATGCGCCTTCTGCTCGATCCCGTTCGCGAGCAATTCCTTCCGGCAGCGGCCTGCAGCCGCCGTCGCCGAGGAGATGGACCTGCTCCGGGCGGACCACGGCTCCCACTACTTCATGTTCGTCGACGAAATCATGAGCCTGCGCACCCTTCGCAACATCGGCGAGGCGCTCGTGCCCGCCTCCGACGTGTTCTGGTACGGCGAGACCCGCTTCGCCGGCGGCCTGGACGACGAACTCGCACGGCTCCTGCACCACTCGGGCTGCCGCCGGATGAACTTCGGCCTGGAGTCGACGAGTCAGCGTGTCCTGGACCTGATGCGCAAAGGCACGCGAATCGAGGACGGCCACCGGAACATCAACGCGATGCTTAAGGCCGGAGTACCGATCCACCTCTTCGTCATCCACGGCTTCCCCGGCGAGACCCGGGAAGAAGCCGCACACACGGTGCAGTTCGCCGAGGCCGTTCGACGCCTGTCCATCGAGCGGTACGGCGTCGCACACACGACCTGGGGCGGCTCACCCTTCGTCCTGGACGTGCACTCGCCCATCGGCACCAGGCCGCAAGAGTTCGGCGTCCACATCGAGTCCCCCGACCCCGGCGACGACCTCAGCCTGAGCCGTAACTACCGTACCGACGCGGGCCTGTCCCAGCAGGACACCCTCGCGGTCGCCAAGGACGCGGCCGGGTCCGACGACGACACCACCGTCTGGTTCCGGGCTGCAGGCGATCCCATGGCACGAGAAATCGAGGAGTTCACCTTCCTTCGGGCCTGCGTCCAGGCGCCCCCGCCCGAGGCACCGTCCGTCCCGCTCTTCAACTGGCCCCCACCGGAACCGGACGCCCTACTGCGCATCGCCCCCGGCGTGACGTTCACCCGGGTGCCCTGGACGGCGACAGAAACTGACTCCGAACCGGCGATAGCTCTGTACAACTCGGCCCAGGACAGGTTTCTCCAGCTCAACTGGAAGGGCGACACTACCTGGCAGGAGCTGAACGGCCTGTCCACGCACGAGATGGTGGCGTGGCTGGCCGAGCGGGAATGCCACTACCTCGGCTCCGACCCCGCCGCCACGGCCTCACTGCTGCTCCGGCACGGATTCCTAGTGCCCTCACGACGGCAGGCAAAGGCACCGGCCGCCGTGCTCCGTGCCGAGATCGGCATCGCTCTGAACAGCCGCGACGGAGTCCACCACCTTTCCAACCCCATCACCGGAGTGACGATCCGGCTCCGGGGTAACGCCGTCGACACTTGGCGGTATCAGCGGTACGACCGCACGACCGCGTCGGAGGCTTCGCGGGACACCGTCACCGACGCACTGGTCCGTTACGGGTTCCTGCACTATCAGGCGGCTGGCACCGGACTCCCGCAGCCGAGGCATCTCACCCAAGGACAGGCGGCGTAG
- a CDS encoding suppressor of fused domain protein → MASRVEKYLAHLDRLSGGREPRFFPVKSTKQGLRGITEIVYDNLPDGLLTALTYGLSLAEHPDWQHGSPELCLSVNSTNVIWAHAVGFLAEHLRGTHPFSYGSTINFGERIVPESEMTAFCVFAPLALDRSDYLGIDVGIPGHEGHDVINIQGIYPIHEVERQFINEHGLETFWKSDWEPTDVLRRPAI, encoded by the coding sequence ATGGCCAGTCGCGTTGAGAAGTACCTCGCCCATCTTGATCGACTTTCCGGAGGAAGGGAGCCCCGTTTCTTCCCCGTCAAGTCAACCAAGCAGGGGCTGCGGGGCATAACGGAGATCGTGTACGACAACCTGCCGGACGGGCTTCTCACGGCGCTCACCTACGGGTTGTCGCTTGCAGAACATCCGGACTGGCAGCACGGCTCGCCGGAACTCTGCCTCAGCGTGAACTCGACCAACGTGATCTGGGCCCACGCGGTGGGCTTCCTCGCCGAGCATCTCCGTGGCACCCACCCCTTCAGTTACGGCAGCACCATCAACTTCGGTGAGCGCATCGTGCCCGAGTCAGAGATGACGGCATTCTGCGTGTTCGCACCGCTGGCCCTCGACAGAAGCGACTACCTGGGCATCGACGTCGGCATTCCGGGACATGAGGGCCACGATGTGATCAACATCCAAGGGATCTACCCCATCCACGAGGTCGAGCGGCAGTTCATCAACGAGCATGGGCTTGAAACCTTCTGGAAGAGCGACTGGGAGCCCACCGACGTGCTCCGGCGCCCAGCGATCTGA
- a CDS encoding GNAT family N-acetyltransferase produces the protein MEPFRISDEAPLTVRPMLPEDEPGVARVLTACDDYLLTATGSATLPADVQSLYYSLPEGADFAQKHLLVLCKGTDVVGVVDAVAAHPDEHDLSVGLFLIDPEVRRTGGGTLAARHLLREAAARGLRHVTATCPQDWAPGIAFLDKLGFQVQAPTKDPAPTVGNRLRYPAETGLCIAVRHLDDPPPDTSHQVRGVS, from the coding sequence GTGGAACCATTCCGGATCTCTGACGAGGCGCCCCTGACGGTGCGCCCCATGCTGCCGGAGGACGAGCCCGGCGTCGCCCGCGTGCTCACGGCCTGTGACGACTACCTGCTCACGGCCACCGGCTCCGCGACCTTGCCGGCAGACGTGCAGAGTCTGTACTACTCCTTGCCCGAAGGCGCGGATTTCGCACAGAAACACCTGCTGGTCCTCTGCAAGGGGACGGACGTGGTGGGCGTGGTCGACGCCGTGGCCGCCCATCCCGACGAACACGACCTTTCGGTCGGACTGTTCCTCATCGATCCTGAGGTGCGGCGCACCGGCGGGGGCACCCTGGCGGCTCGCCACCTCCTGCGGGAGGCCGCGGCGCGTGGGCTGCGCCACGTGACCGCCACCTGCCCCCAGGACTGGGCCCCCGGCATCGCTTTCCTGGACAAGCTGGGCTTCCAGGTGCAGGCACCAACGAAGGACCCTGCCCCGACGGTGGGCAACCGGCTCCGGTACCCCGCCGAGACGGGCCTGTGCATCGCCGTTCGGCATCTGGACGATCCGCCCCCTGACACCAGCCACCAGGTCCGGGGGGTGTCATGA
- a CDS encoding tyrosine-type recombinase/integrase, with the protein MSAAVGVTEKWPVLGRHERAAGWLQVWCDLGRAPRTIDAYARGLAEYLVVCEREGVDPLAASRAHIALYVRELTARPSRRGVNVVSIDSGSGLANATIQQRLVPVRLFYDFLMEEGLRESNPVGRGRYTPGRRWGGHQRGLVPRLTKLPWIPSEQQWLGILEVARGEPVRNRVMLALAYDAALRREELCSLRTDDLDPAHRTLRVRAETTKNRLERVVPYSASTGVLMSAYLAHRATVSRARGPLFLSESRRNYGQPLSLWTWSKVIRRIAVTADVPQFSTHTTRHLCLTDLARMGWELHAIASFAGHRHTDSTLQYIHLSGRDLADKLARGMEHIHAWRIEALASSNGTLPEVAR; encoded by the coding sequence TTGAGCGCCGCTGTGGGAGTGACGGAGAAGTGGCCGGTGCTGGGGCGCCACGAGAGGGCAGCGGGCTGGCTGCAAGTGTGGTGCGATCTTGGCCGTGCGCCTCGGACGATCGATGCCTACGCCCGCGGGCTGGCCGAGTACCTGGTGGTGTGCGAACGAGAGGGGGTCGACCCACTCGCTGCCAGTCGGGCTCATATTGCCCTTTATGTAAGGGAGTTGACTGCGCGGCCGAGCCGTCGGGGCGTGAACGTGGTCTCGATCGATTCGGGGTCGGGTCTGGCGAACGCCACGATCCAGCAGCGGCTGGTGCCGGTGCGGTTGTTCTACGACTTCCTGATGGAAGAGGGACTGCGGGAGTCCAATCCGGTGGGTCGGGGCCGTTATACGCCGGGCCGTCGTTGGGGTGGGCACCAGCGTGGCCTGGTGCCGCGGCTGACGAAGCTGCCGTGGATCCCCAGCGAACAGCAGTGGTTGGGAATCTTGGAGGTCGCGCGGGGGGAGCCGGTCCGCAACCGGGTGATGCTGGCTTTGGCCTACGATGCCGCGCTGCGGCGCGAAGAGCTGTGCTCGCTGCGGACCGATGACCTGGATCCGGCTCACCGTACGTTGCGGGTACGCGCGGAGACGACGAAGAACCGACTGGAACGGGTGGTGCCGTACTCGGCGTCGACCGGCGTGCTGATGTCGGCCTACCTTGCCCACCGGGCCACGGTCAGCCGGGCGAGAGGCCCGCTGTTCCTCTCCGAATCACGGCGCAACTACGGCCAACCGCTGAGCCTGTGGACGTGGTCGAAGGTGATACGGCGGATCGCCGTGACGGCCGACGTCCCGCAGTTCTCCACGCACACCACCCGGCACCTGTGTCTGACCGATCTGGCCCGGATGGGCTGGGAATTGCACGCGATCGCATCCTTCGCCGGCCACCGTCACACCGACTCCACGCTTCAGTACATCCACCTGTCCGGCCGGGACCTGGCCGATAAGCTCGCCCGCGGCATGGAGCACATCCACGCGTGGCGAATAGAGGCGCTCGCCTCCTCGAACGGCACGTTGCCGGAGGTGGCACGGTGA
- a CDS encoding MFS transporter yields MSCADSPSPSLDQSQARALRRLITANVLSSVGDGARFAALPLLAAWRTEDVFWVSTVAAASRAAWLLAPVIGTLVDRMPWRRSMVGGDLARCATLSLMCALVVTGWTPVTVLVLLAFVSGVAEVFFDSAAQAVVPALATDQQLERVNARVISAQIVGTGFVGPPMGAALWTAWHPLPFLLDGATFLASALLLTGLPNKAAPATADGEWGMRSLLRGTWAGLRFLARDRVLRPLMVVVAVLGVGQQAVYAVLVVYVEQRLHLRPFGYSLMLVAAAVGSLAGARTAPRIVERLGSGRSVKASVSVSALGYLVVAVLPWWPLVAVMLALNSAGVVLWNVCTVSLRQRLAPPGMLGRVASGYRLAAWGAMPIGAAAGGALAQHVGLNAPWALAGLLLVACLPFLGSVAPAASGAEEAETRPSP; encoded by the coding sequence ATGAGTTGCGCCGATTCCCCCTCACCCTCGTTGGATCAGTCGCAGGCAAGGGCCCTGCGCCGACTGATCACCGCCAACGTGCTCAGCTCGGTGGGGGACGGTGCGCGGTTCGCGGCACTTCCCCTCCTGGCAGCGTGGCGCACCGAGGACGTGTTCTGGGTATCCACAGTCGCGGCCGCGAGCCGTGCGGCCTGGCTCTTGGCACCGGTCATCGGCACTCTGGTGGACCGCATGCCCTGGCGCCGGTCGATGGTGGGAGGCGATCTGGCGCGGTGCGCAACACTGTCCCTGATGTGCGCCCTCGTGGTGACCGGGTGGACACCGGTGACGGTCCTGGTGCTGCTGGCGTTCGTTTCGGGCGTAGCCGAGGTGTTCTTCGACAGCGCCGCACAGGCCGTCGTGCCGGCGTTAGCCACCGACCAGCAACTCGAGCGAGTCAACGCCCGGGTCATCTCCGCGCAGATCGTCGGAACCGGCTTCGTGGGCCCACCTATGGGAGCTGCGCTCTGGACGGCGTGGCACCCGCTCCCTTTCCTCCTGGACGGCGCGACGTTTCTCGCGTCAGCGCTGCTGCTCACGGGGCTTCCGAACAAGGCTGCACCGGCCACGGCGGACGGTGAGTGGGGAATGCGGAGCCTTCTGCGCGGCACCTGGGCCGGGTTGCGGTTCCTGGCACGCGATCGGGTTCTGCGCCCTCTCATGGTGGTGGTCGCAGTCCTGGGCGTGGGACAACAGGCGGTCTACGCGGTCCTCGTGGTCTACGTCGAACAGCGGCTCCATCTACGCCCCTTCGGGTACAGCCTGATGCTGGTCGCCGCAGCCGTCGGCAGCCTCGCCGGGGCGAGGACGGCGCCCCGGATCGTGGAGCGGCTGGGGTCTGGGCGGAGTGTGAAAGCGTCAGTGTCCGTCTCCGCGCTCGGCTACCTGGTCGTCGCGGTACTCCCCTGGTGGCCGCTGGTCGCCGTCATGCTGGCCCTCAACAGCGCCGGGGTGGTGCTGTGGAACGTGTGCACGGTCTCCCTTCGGCAGCGTCTCGCCCCGCCGGGCATGCTGGGACGGGTGGCCAGTGGCTACCGACTCGCCGCATGGGGGGCCATGCCCATAGGCGCTGCGGCGGGCGGTGCCCTAGCTCAGCACGTCGGACTCAACGCCCCCTGGGCACTGGCCGGCCTGCTCCTTGTGGCGTGCCTCCCGTTCCTGGGCTCGGTGGCCCCAGCAGCATCCGGCGCGGAGGAGGCCGAAACCCGCCCGTCCCCCTGA
- a CDS encoding M1 family metallopeptidase, with the protein MSSVMSSAMPSLPSSPTGPSRTGRRLLVALLAMLATAGSTVAEAGTPSGPTPGAAVRAAEPATPDRPSYDVKLRADGDGSHWAGRQTVSFRNASSRPLREVYIRLWGNGEDGCGTSGRPSPVRVSHVRGGTPGRPGVKCTALRIALPKPLARGERTAVSFDVALTVPARNNRFGREGAFRFLGNALPVLAVHDARGWHLDPYVSYGESFYTLASDFRVRLDHPSALKVPATGSTWTRPGGTGRTVTHSVAKRVRDFAWAAGPFRTATQTSPHGVRVKSYWSPNTPAAGVRLNRKDGVAAIDRFGREFGRYPYGEIDLVMTPGFAGGMEYPGLVILGTEAEGGATVHEIAHQWWYGVVGNDEYNSPWLDESFAQYANARYYRWDGFECSPDDSWPSATAALTNSMAYWSTHRGEYFQVVYGIGPCVLADLEHVLGAGTMAHLIKKYAHDHWYGVSTTVDFKKAAQSMTHSDLGPFWRKHRIR; encoded by the coding sequence ATGTCATCTGTCATGTCGTCCGCCATGCCTTCGTTGCCTTCGTCGCCCACGGGTCCCTCAAGAACCGGTCGCCGTCTGCTGGTCGCCCTGCTCGCGATGCTCGCGACAGCAGGCTCCACCGTGGCCGAGGCCGGCACGCCGTCCGGCCCGACGCCCGGCGCCGCGGTGAGAGCGGCCGAACCCGCGACGCCTGACCGCCCCAGCTACGACGTGAAGCTGCGCGCCGATGGCGACGGCTCCCACTGGGCGGGCCGGCAGACGGTGTCCTTCCGCAACGCCTCCAGCCGGCCCCTGCGTGAGGTGTACATACGCCTGTGGGGCAATGGCGAGGACGGCTGCGGGACATCCGGAAGACCGTCCCCCGTCCGCGTCTCCCACGTGCGCGGCGGCACTCCGGGCCGCCCCGGCGTGAAGTGCACGGCGCTGCGCATCGCTCTGCCGAAGCCGCTCGCACGCGGTGAGCGGACGGCCGTCTCCTTCGACGTGGCCCTCACCGTGCCCGCACGCAACAACCGCTTCGGCCGCGAAGGCGCGTTCCGCTTCCTGGGCAACGCGCTGCCGGTCCTCGCCGTGCACGACGCGAGGGGGTGGCACCTCGATCCGTATGTGTCGTACGGCGAGAGCTTCTACACCCTGGCGAGCGACTTCCGGGTGCGCCTCGACCACCCGTCCGCCCTCAAGGTCCCGGCGACCGGCAGCACATGGACCCGCCCCGGCGGTACCGGGCGTACGGTCACCCACAGCGTCGCCAAGCGGGTGCGGGACTTCGCATGGGCGGCGGGCCCGTTCCGCACCGCGACCCAGACCTCGCCCCACGGCGTGCGCGTGAAGTCGTATTGGTCGCCGAACACGCCCGCCGCCGGTGTCCGCCTCAACCGCAAGGACGGCGTCGCCGCCATCGACCGGTTCGGCAGGGAGTTCGGCCGCTATCCGTACGGCGAGATAGACCTCGTGATGACCCCCGGGTTCGCCGGCGGCATGGAGTACCCCGGCCTGGTCATCCTCGGCACCGAGGCGGAGGGTGGCGCCACCGTCCATGAGATCGCCCACCAGTGGTGGTACGGCGTCGTGGGCAACGACGAGTACAACTCACCCTGGCTGGACGAGAGTTTCGCTCAGTACGCCAACGCGCGCTACTACCGCTGGGACGGGTTCGAGTGCTCGCCGGACGACTCCTGGCCGAGCGCCACCGCCGCGCTCACCAACTCGATGGCCTACTGGTCTACACACCGTGGCGAGTACTTCCAGGTCGTGTACGGGATCGGCCCCTGCGTCCTGGCCGACCTGGAACACGTCCTCGGGGCCGGCACCATGGCGCACCTCATCAAGAAGTACGCCCACGACCACTGGTACGGCGTCTCCACCACCGTCGACTTCAAGAAAGCCGCACAGTCGATGACGCACAGCGACCTCGGCCCCTTCTGGCGGAAGCACCGCATCCGCTGA
- a CDS encoding radical SAM protein, whose translation MDLVLNEPLKSWLQVTQSCNLKCRQCYGDCAAEPRSQEMRRAEYAALIREMAESGVIEVFVEGGEPLNRPDALSLLAELTPHVMTRLRTNATLLTPEVAAELKRIGIGEVYVDVLGATADTHDWHVQVPGSFDRTVQGVRNAQAAGLPVSLLIIMTRRNVHELQAVLDLAAELGVPRVGVLRLYPLGRARTQWKELALRLPDQMAALDALQAPDSVHLMTSWHPKDGNCCWQNAGVDATGRSVGCAYLRDYTDYGNVREVSWLSTWNDPVYVHNRSGHVDGGCESCEETQGSSGGCRSTAFAFTGRWDTPDPFCTTTNGGIDVSQLPDDLEDRRVSPAVPATSRLL comes from the coding sequence ATGGATCTGGTACTCAACGAACCCCTCAAGAGCTGGTTGCAGGTCACACAGTCGTGCAACCTCAAGTGTCGGCAGTGCTACGGCGACTGCGCGGCCGAGCCCCGCAGCCAGGAGATGCGCCGGGCCGAGTACGCGGCGCTCATCCGGGAGATGGCCGAATCCGGGGTGATCGAGGTCTTCGTGGAGGGAGGCGAACCCCTCAACCGCCCGGACGCCCTGAGTCTTCTCGCCGAGCTGACTCCACACGTGATGACTCGTCTGCGCACCAACGCCACGCTGCTGACCCCCGAGGTGGCAGCCGAACTGAAGAGAATCGGGATCGGCGAGGTGTACGTGGACGTCCTCGGCGCCACCGCGGACACCCACGATTGGCACGTACAAGTTCCCGGCAGCTTCGACCGGACGGTCCAAGGAGTGAGGAACGCCCAGGCAGCCGGGCTTCCCGTCTCCCTGCTCATCATCATGACGCGGCGCAATGTGCACGAGCTCCAGGCCGTGCTCGACCTCGCCGCCGAACTCGGTGTCCCCCGGGTTGGAGTGCTTCGCCTTTACCCCCTGGGCCGGGCTCGCACTCAGTGGAAGGAACTGGCCCTCCGGCTGCCCGACCAGATGGCCGCATTGGATGCGTTGCAGGCACCCGACTCGGTACACCTGATGACTTCCTGGCACCCCAAGGACGGCAACTGCTGCTGGCAGAACGCCGGCGTGGACGCCACCGGCCGCTCCGTCGGCTGCGCCTACCTGCGGGACTACACCGACTACGGCAACGTCCGCGAGGTCAGCTGGCTGAGCACCTGGAACGACCCCGTCTACGTGCACAATCGCTCCGGCCACGTGGACGGCGGCTGCGAGTCCTGCGAAGAGACCCAGGGGTCCTCAGGCGGCTGCAGGTCGACGGCCTTCGCCTTCACCGGCCGCTGGGACACCCCCGACCCGTTCTGCACGACGACCAACGGAGGGATCGATGTCTCTCAGCTCCCCGACGACCTCGAAGACCGGCGTGTCAGCCCTGCCGTACCGGCAACGAGCCGACTGCTATGA
- a CDS encoding aKG-HExxH-type peptide beta-hydroxylase, whose protein sequence is MDGPLLGATLATEEESAGVRQTVELPGHQVHLLADPTLPADVHETFETLFRRHLSAGEGADTLTSLTAEQATTLRTAVDLMLATAPDLCSGLLRHARYVVAVDGPDAFDSASTREIPGAAFVAVRCMRTPERVAEAMVHEFVHLRLYDLQATRSIFAPAYDTDTAPTVAPEWHETSQVSRWPIDRALAAAHVYVHLCAWFEQRAHHSQKPDLGQAAQTAAFRATSLLDKVSRYSEECLGPAGRDFLHWLTELHRTQSDPLSHTVERVAS, encoded by the coding sequence ATGGACGGACCTCTGCTCGGCGCAACGCTCGCGACGGAGGAGGAGAGTGCCGGCGTCCGGCAGACGGTCGAACTGCCTGGCCACCAAGTTCACCTGCTCGCGGACCCCACCCTGCCGGCCGATGTCCACGAGACGTTCGAGACGCTGTTTCGCCGCCATCTCAGCGCGGGTGAGGGTGCCGACACCCTGACGAGCCTCACTGCCGAGCAGGCCACAACGCTTCGCACGGCCGTGGATCTGATGCTGGCCACCGCCCCCGACCTGTGCAGCGGTCTGTTGCGGCACGCCCGTTACGTCGTCGCTGTCGATGGTCCCGACGCTTTCGACAGCGCGTCAACTCGCGAGATCCCCGGCGCGGCTTTCGTAGCCGTCCGCTGCATGCGGACCCCCGAGCGAGTGGCCGAAGCGATGGTCCACGAGTTCGTGCACCTACGCCTGTACGACCTGCAGGCGACACGGTCGATCTTCGCCCCGGCCTACGACACGGACACCGCGCCCACGGTGGCACCCGAGTGGCATGAAACGTCCCAGGTCTCCCGATGGCCCATCGACCGGGCCCTGGCCGCCGCGCACGTCTACGTCCATCTCTGCGCCTGGTTCGAGCAGCGCGCCCACCACAGCCAGAAGCCCGACCTCGGGCAAGCCGCGCAGACGGCCGCGTTCCGGGCTACCAGCCTTCTCGACAAGGTCTCCCGTTACTCCGAGGAGTGTCTCGGCCCGGCAGGCAGGGACTTCCTGCACTGGCTCACAGAGCTGCACCGGACCCAGTCCGACCCGCTTTCCCACACCGTCGAGCGGGTGGCGTCCTAA